The nucleotide sequence GTCGTCGGCCAGGACGTCGGGCGGGTACGCCGCGGGGTCGTGCGGGGCGGCGCTCGCGCCGTGGCCGCGCAGGTCCGGGAGGATCACCCGGTGCCCGTGCTCGGCGAGCACCGCCGCCGGGCCGAGCCAGTCGCGGCTGGAGCCGGTGAATCCGTGGAACAGCACCAGCGGCCGCCCGCCGCCGACTTCGCGCCAGGCCAGTTCCCGGTCGTCGCGGGCGCGGAAGGACTCCATGCCGCGAACCTACAGCAGTCCGATGAATTCTTGGCCAACCCCCGCGGCAGTCGGGTCGGCGTTGACAGAAAGCGCTGTCTCTTCTACCTTCAGAGCGCAAGACATCGGATGACCAGCCCGGTTTCCGGGTCCGTCCGCCGGCCGATGTGCACCCCTGCCGATCCTCGTCAGGAAGGACACACCGACGATGCCGGAATTCCCCCGCCGAACGGCCCTGCGCTCGCTCGCCGTCTGCGCTCTCGCCGTCCCGATCGTGCTGGGCACGGCGCTGCCCGCCCAAGCGGCCCCGCTGTGGCACCCGGACCCCGCCACCGACGGCCTGAAGGCCTTCGAGGGCATCGAAGCCGACCGCGGCAACCACCATCCCGACCGCAAGTACGTCGTCGTCGAGGGTGATCACTACCGCTTCAACATCTGGAAGGACGACCGCGACACCACCGGCGGCGGCGACCGCCAGCGCACCGAGACGAAGGGCATGGTGCAGGACGGCACCACGCTGAAGATGCACAACGGCGAGACGTGGACCCTCTCCTACGAGATGTACATCCCGGCCTCGCTGCACGGCACCAGCAAGTTCACCCACATCTTCCAGACGAAGACGCCCTCCACCAACGGCGGCCCGTGGGTGACGCTCGACCTGACCCGCAGCGGCAGCAAGGAAATGCTCAGCGCCCGCGCGTACGCCAACTCGGGTTCGCCGAGCATCGCGGCCACCGACCTGGCGCCGCTGCGGAACAAGTGGATCACCATCGAGTGGACGTTCACGCCGGGCTCGAAGGGCAAGGCGGCGTGCGTCATCCGCAACGGCACCGGGTCCGGCGCGCCGGTCGCCGCGCAGGGCAGCATGAGCAACGTGAACATCCCCGACCAAGGCGACTACGTCCGCCCCAAGTGGGGGATCTACCGATCGGTCGAGAGCGCGTCGTCCGACATCCTCGACACCTACCTGCTGTTCCGCAACTACACGGCGGCCCGCAAGTAGGTGCGCGTTCGCGCGAGCAGGGTGACACTGGCGGCATGAAGGTCGTCGACGGGCAGCGTGGTGCGTACCGCCCGTCGACGACCCCGCCGACCCCACCGACCCCGTCGACCGCGCTCCGGCGGGGTCCGCTGCTGGTCACGGCCGTCTTCGCGGCTCTTGGCGGCGCGGGGATCCCGGCGGCCGCGCTGCCCGCGCTGTGGGGGCTCTGGCAGCTGTACGCGATGCTGTTCGGCGCGGTGGCCGCCGTCGGGATCGTCGCCGCCGTGGCCGCCTTGGGGTGGCCGACGCGCAAGACGGCGCATTTCGGCGCGCTCGCGGCGTCCGGGGCGCTCGTCCTGTGGGTGCTCAGCCGTCCGCTCGGGCTGCTGACGCGCTTCGATCCCTGGCAGCCGGCGGACACCGTGGCCGGCTTCACCGACTACGTGGCCGCCGGGCTGCAGGTCGTCGCGGTGTTCGGGTTCCTCGTCGTGGCCCGGCGGCGGGCGCACCCGTGGCCGTCGGCGGCGCGGCGGGTCACGGCGTGGATCCTGCTGTTCCCGGTGCTCGTGGCGGTGCTCGCGACCGGCGTGGCGGGCACCGTCGCGGCCGGCGACAGCAGCACCGGGCCCGCCGCTTCGACGTTGCTCGACGGCCCGGGCACGGTCGAATACTGCCGCCAGGACGGGATCCCGCTGGCGATGGACGTCTACCGGCGGAGCGCGGGCGGCCCACCGGTTCCGGTCGTGCTCTTCCTGCACGGCGGCGGGCTGGTCCTGGGCAACCGCAAGCCCACCGGCCCCGGGGCACTGCTCGCCGGCTCGCGGTTCGGGCCGCTGCGGGACGAGCTGACCGCCCGCGGGTTCGCGGTCGCCGTGATCGACTTCCGGCTCGCGCCTGCGGCACCGTGGCCGGCCCCGCTCGCCGACGCCCGGTGCGCGGTCCGGTTCCTCAAGGCCAACGCGGCCGCGCTGGCCGTCGACCCGGCCCGGATCGCGGTGGCGGGCACCGGCACCGGCGGCACGCTGGCGTCACTGCTCGGCGTCGCCCGTGGTCAGGACACCGGCCAGTACGCCGGCCAGGACAGCACGGTCCGCGCGGTGGCCGCCCTGTCGGCCCCGGCCGGCTTCGACCTCGCCGGCCTGGACCCGCTGACCCGCGCGTCGGTGCTCATGGCGCCGGGCCGTTCGCCGTCGGCGCTGCGCGCGGCGAGCCCGCTGACCTACGCCGGCCCGGGCGCACCGCCGTTCCTGCTCGGCAACGGCGGCCGGAAGTCGGCCGAGTTCGCGGCCCGCCTGCGCGCGGCCGGGGTGCCGGTGACCGAAGGCGCGGTCTCCGAACGCGCGGTCGCGGAGTTCCTCGCCGCCGCGGTGGGGTGAAACTTGCCCTGGAGTGCACTCCAGGTCCTAGCGTGGGGGCACACCGACCACCTCAGGAGCGCGTTTCATGGAACTCGGTTTCCACCTCCCCATCTTCGACATCGACGGCGGGACGTCCGCCATCGCCGGTGAGCTCGCGCGCGTGGGCGCCGCGGCGGAGGAAGCGGGGGCGACCTGGCTGTCCTTCATGGACCACTACTTCCAGATCGAGCCGACCGGCCTGCCCGCCGAGTCGAACATGCTGGAGGGCTACACCACGCTCGGCTACCTCGCCGCGCACACGTCCCGGATCGACCTCGGCCTGCTGGTCACCGGGGTGACCTACCGGCACCCCGGGCTGCTGGCGAAGATCGTCACCACCCTCGACGTCCTTTCGGGCGGCCGGGCCGTCCTCGGCATCGGGGCCGCCTGGTACGAGCGCGAGCACCGGGGGATGGGCGTTCCGTTCCCGTCGATCGCCGAGCGGTTCGAGCGGCTGGAGGAGACGCTGCGCATCTGCGGGCAGATGTGGGACCCGGCGGACAACGGCCCGTTCGAGGGCAAGCACTACCAGCTGGCCGAGACGCTGTGCTCGCCGCAGCCGATCAACCGTCCGAAGGTCCTCATCGGCGGCGGCGGGGAGCGCAAGACGCTGCGGCTGGTCGCCCAGTACGGCGACGCGTGCAACCTTTTCGGGTCGTCGCCGGAAGACGTCGCACACAAGCTCGACGTGCTGCGCCGCCACTGCGACGACCTCGGGCGCGACTACGACGCGATCCGCAAGACGGTCCTGGCCAACAACCCGCGCCCGACGCCGGAAACCCGCGACGAGTTCGTCCGCTCGATGGAGGGTTACGCGAAACTCGGCGTGCAGGCGGCGATCGTCACCCCGACGACGGGTTCGCCCGCCGCGTGGATCGAGGGCATGGCGCCGGCCGTGCCGCAGCTGGCGGAGCTCGGCTAGCCGGTCGGGATCCGCACGCTCGGTC is from Amycolatopsis mediterranei and encodes:
- a CDS encoding LLM class F420-dependent oxidoreductase, producing MELGFHLPIFDIDGGTSAIAGELARVGAAAEEAGATWLSFMDHYFQIEPTGLPAESNMLEGYTTLGYLAAHTSRIDLGLLVTGVTYRHPGLLAKIVTTLDVLSGGRAVLGIGAAWYEREHRGMGVPFPSIAERFERLEETLRICGQMWDPADNGPFEGKHYQLAETLCSPQPINRPKVLIGGGGERKTLRLVAQYGDACNLFGSSPEDVAHKLDVLRRHCDDLGRDYDAIRKTVLANNPRPTPETRDEFVRSMEGYAKLGVQAAIVTPTTGSPAAWIEGMAPAVPQLAELG
- a CDS encoding alpha/beta hydrolase — encoded protein: MKVVDGQRGAYRPSTTPPTPPTPSTALRRGPLLVTAVFAALGGAGIPAAALPALWGLWQLYAMLFGAVAAVGIVAAVAALGWPTRKTAHFGALAASGALVLWVLSRPLGLLTRFDPWQPADTVAGFTDYVAAGLQVVAVFGFLVVARRRAHPWPSAARRVTAWILLFPVLVAVLATGVAGTVAAGDSSTGPAASTLLDGPGTVEYCRQDGIPLAMDVYRRSAGGPPVPVVLFLHGGGLVLGNRKPTGPGALLAGSRFGPLRDELTARGFAVAVIDFRLAPAAPWPAPLADARCAVRFLKANAAALAVDPARIAVAGTGTGGTLASLLGVARGQDTGQYAGQDSTVRAVAALSAPAGFDLAGLDPLTRASVLMAPGRSPSALRAASPLTYAGPGAPPFLLGNGGRKSAEFAARLRAAGVPVTEGAVSERAVAEFLAAAVG